Below is a window of Paraburkholderia kururiensis DNA.
TGAAGACGTTGCGCAGCGTGCCCACGGCCTGGCTGCGCACGCGGTAGCCGTTGTCGTCGATGCGGACCTGCGGCGCTTCCTTGCCCAGCTCCTTCGCGAGCGACGGCAGCGACTCCACCACGCCCGAGAGCGCCTTGCCGAACGTTTCGGTGCCCAGGAGCCGCAGCGTGTCGCGCACCGACTCGCGCATGGTCAAGAGGCCACGCAGGTCGGCCGTGTCGGTTTCTTCGATCAGGCGCAGGCTTTCCTGAATGCGCGCCTTCTCCACCACGAGGTAATGCTCGGGGTTGCCCGCGCCGCCCGGCCCCTTGCGGCCCAGGCTCTCCTCGTTGATCGCGGCATAGCTTTCGATAGCTTCGCGCACGCGCGCGAGGTCCTGCATCAGCGCTTCCTGGTCCCACTTGTGTTCGCTGCCGTGTTCACTATCGGCGCGGCGCAGTTCTTCGTAGACCTGCTCGGCTTCGTGAACGATGTTGGTCAGATGCTGGAGGCTATACGTGCGCGCGTTGCCCTTGATGGTGTGCATGTTGCGGAACAGCTCGGCAATGGCGGAGCCGTCGGGCCGTTCGTGCTGGCGGATGATGCGCTCGTTCTCGCTGATGAAGCCCGTCGCGCTTTCCACGAAGTGATGGAACTTCTCCTGGCTCACCGAAAGAATCTCGCCGATCATCTCGAGGCGCCGCTGCTGCTCGCCGGCCTGCGCCGCAAGCTGACGCAGTTCGGTCACGTCGCGCACGCAGAGCATGAGGCGCACCACGGTGTCGCTTTCGTCCGTGATGGCGGACCACGAGAGGTCGAGAATCTTTTCGCGACCGTCGGGCATGCGCTTCGTGATCTCGTTCACGAGCAGGTGCTGATTGAATTCGAAGTTGATGCTGTCTTCGCCGAGGCACGCGTGAATCGCGGCATCGACCTGCGAAAGCGCGTCGGAGCCGATGTCCGTGTCGTCGAACACGAGCTTCATGAGCGGCTGGCCCGCAATCTCGCGCGTCTCGAAAATGGTTTCGAGGTACGCCGAATATTCGGCGTGCACCACGGCGCCGTCCACCACCGTGAGAATGCCCTGCTGCATGTTCTGCAGCATCGCCTGGATGTCGGCGGTCTTCTGCTTGAGCTGCGCCGAGCTTTGCTGGATCTTCTCGATCATGCCGTTGAAGGCCACGATGGAACGCCCGATCTCGTCCATGCGCCCCACCGGCACGCGCCGTGTGAAGTCCTGGCTCGATGCGATCTCGCTCATCATCGACTGCATGTGCGACAGCGGCCGCGTGATCTGGCGATAGAGCAACAGGCCGATCACGGTGAGCAGCAGCACCGCGCCGCCCGTCACGCCCGAAATCGCGGTGACGGTGGTGGCCAGCATGCCGTTCAGCGCGGCGATAGCGTCGTCTTTCTGGCGGTTCTTCTCCACGCGCATCGTCTCGACGATGCCTTCCAGTTCGTCGCGATATTGCGCGACGTTCGCGAACAGAAACGCCTGGGCCAGTTCGTTCTTGCCCGCGGCCTTCATCTTCGCGGTTTCGTCGATGGCCTGGAAATAATTGGCAAGGCTTTCGCGCGCCTGCGTGACGAGCCCGCGCTGCGCGTGGCTCGCGGCGGACTTCTCCTGGATGTCGAGCGCCGTGTGCAGCGCCGCTTCCTTCGCCTTCAACTCGGCCTGCGCCTGCGTCACCATGTTGGCGTCGGGCGCGTACACGAGCGTCATGGTGGCGATCTGCACGTCTTTCACTTCGGAAACCAGATCCGCGGAAGCGAGTGCGCTCGGCACCACGCCCTGCGTGACCTGTTTCACATCGACGGCGCTGCGGCGCGTCTGATACACGGCGTAGCCGCCGATCGCCGACAACGCGACGAACATCAGAACGATCAGCAACGTAATGCGGTGGCGTATGGTCATGGCACAACTCCCCGTAACAAGCCGGATGCTGTCTTGTAGTGGCTCGCGCTTTTTCTATGCGGAATCGTCGAGCCCCCGGATTATCGGTGCGCGCGTGTGACTCGGATGTGACGGTCACGGAGCCCGTAGGGGCCGCGCCGAGCAACGGTTTATTGCTTTTCTCAGACATAAAGTTTGGGCCGGCGCGGCCGTTAACTTCTGCGGTTCTCAGCGTCGATCTGTGTGCACGTTTTGTGCTGCGCGCCTGGGCAAACGTTTGCGCGACACCAACGGCGCAAAGCCGCTTATCGCGCCGCAGCCGCCGCAGCCACCACCAGCCGCCCCACCGCAATCACGGCCTGCTCGATCTCGGGCGACCACGCATAGCTGTAGTTGAGACGGATGAAGTGGCCATACCCGCCCTTCGCCGAAAACATGCAGCCCGGCCCCACGGTAATGCCCGCTTCGAGCGCGTCGCGGTACAGCTGCATCGAGTCCACCTTGCGCGGCAACTCCACCCACAGCACGTAACCGCCCTGCGGCTCGGACGTGCGCGTGCCCTCGGGAAAGAAACGCGCCACGGTTGCGCGCATCAGCTTCGCCTGGTGCGCATAGGCCTGACGCAGGCGGCGCAGATGATGGTCGTAGCCGTCGTTCTTCAGATACTCGGCAATGGCCAGTTGCGCGATGGAAGGCGTGGTGAGCGTGTTGAGAAACTTAAGCTTCTCGACCTGATCGCGATAGCGCCCCGGCATCGCCCAGCCCACGCGGTAAGCGGCCGTCAGGCTCTTTGCGAACGACGCGCAGTGCAGCACGATGCCCGCCGTGTCGTACGACTTCAGCGCCGTGGGGTGCACGTCGCCGTAATGCAGTTCCTGGTACACGTCGTTTTCGATCACGGGCACGTCGTGGCGCGTGAGCAGTTCGACGAGCGCACGCTTTTTCTCGTCGGGCATCTGGAAGCCGAGCGGGTTCTGGAAATTCGGCATCACCATGCAGGCCGCGATGCGGCGCTTCGCGAGCAGGTCGGCGAGCGCGTCGATGTCGATGCCTTCGCGCGGATGCGTGGCCACCTCGATGGCGCGCATGCCCATGCGTTCGATGGCGTGCAGCATCGCGTAGAACGTCGGCGACTCCACGGCCACGGTGTCGCCCGGTTTGGCCACCGCTTGCAGGCAGAGGTTGATGGCCTCCGTGGCGCCTACCGTCACCACGATCTCGCGCGCATCCACGGGCACGCCGTTTTCGGCGTAACGCCGCGCGATCTGGCGGATCAGCTCCGGGTGGCCCGGCGGCAACTCGTCGGTCACGCCCCACTGCACCTTGCGGCGCGCGATGTTGTAGGCGTACCGGCTGATCTTCGCGGAGGGAAAGCGCGACGGGTCCGGGTACGGCGAGCCGAGCGGCACGGCCTTGTCCACGCCGATGGAGCGCAGCGTGGCAAGCACGAGGCGGCTCACGTCCACCTGGGCCGACACGGCGGCGGGGCGTGACGCGGTCAAGCCCTCCGCGCCCGCTCGGCCTTCGTTCTTACGCAAAGCCTGCCGCTGCCCGCCCGCCGCGGCCCGCACGAAGTAGCCCGACTGCGGGCGGCTCTCGATCAACCCGCGGCTTTCCAGCTGCAGATACGCGCGAATCACCGTCTTGATGCTCACACGATATTGCTGGCTCGTCTGCCGCACGGACGGAATGCGTTCGCCCGCGCGGAACACGCCGCCGCGAATCTGGGCCTCGACGTCGGCCGTGAGCTTTTCGTAGAGCTTCAATGCGTGCCTCGCTTGGTTGGGCCTGCCTCCAGGACGAGGCACAGCCAGGGAGTACAGTGCGCGCCGCAACGGGCGCGCCTGCCGAACTGTACTCCTTCAATGGCTCGCGATGCGTGCGCCTTGCACCGGCGCCGCCGCCCTTAACCTTCGTTCACTGAAAAAGCGCCCGCGGCATTTCGGCACGCGGCCACACGCCGCCATCGGGCGCGGCTGATCGCGGCTGGTCGCGATCGGTGGCCGCCATAACGCCGCACCCACCCGCACGGCGCAAAGCAACGGAGCACACACATGGCAGAGTCGAAACCCCGCGCACGCATCGCGCCCTACCATCAGCCCGCCGCGGGCTGGGGCGCGCTCAAGCACGTCGCCATCAGCCTCGTGAAAGAAAAGGTGGCGGGCGGCAAGTACCGCACGCTGTTCAGGCAGAACCAGCCCGACGGCTTCGACTGCCCCGGCTGCGCCTGGCCCGACCGCCAGCACACGTCCACCTTCGAGTTCTGCGAGAACGGCGTGAAGGCCGTGGCCGCGGAAGCCACCTCGAAGCGCGTCACGCCCGCGTTCTTCGCCGCGCACACCGTCGAAGCGCTCATGAAAGAGAGCGACTACGAACTCGAACAGCACGGCCGCCTCACCGACCCGATGGTCTACGACGCCCTCACCGACCGCTACGTGCCCATCTCCTGGGACGGCGCGTTCGCGCTGATCGCGCGCCACCTGAACGCGCTGGGCAACCCCAACGAAGCCGCGTTCTACACCTCGGGCCGCGCGAGCAACGAGGCCGCGTTCCTCTATCAGCTCTTCGTGCGCCTGTACGGCACCAACAATTTCCCCGACTGCTCGAACATGTGCCACGAGGCCACGAGCCGCGGGTTGCCCGGCACCGTAGGCATCGGCAAAGGCACGGTCACGCTCGACGACTTCGAGCACGCAGACACGCTCTTGATCTTCGGCCAGAATCCGGCGACCAATCATCCGCGCATGTTGGGCGAGTTGCGCGAATGCGCACGCCGCGGCGCCACCATCGTCTCGATCAATCCGCTGCGCGAGCGCGGCCTGGAACGCTTCGCGAGCCCGCAGCATCCCGTGGAGATGCTCACGCTCGGCAGCACGCCCATCGCGTCCACCTTCATCCAGCCGAAGGTGGGCGGCGACTTCGCGCTCATCAAGGGCGTCGCCAAACGCGTGCTCGAACTGGACGATGCAGCGCGCGACGCCGGCACGCCGCGCGTGCTCGACCTCGACTTCATCGCCGCGCACACCTCGGGCTTCGACGCCTTCGCCCACGACCTGCGCGCCGAAAGCTGGCCGCTCATCGAGGAAGAATCGGGCGTGCCGCGCGAGCAGATCGAAGGGCTCGCGCGCATTTACGCGAACGGCCAGCGCGTGATCGCGACCTGGGGCATGGGCCTCACGCAGCACAAGCGCTCGGTTCAGACCATCCAGATGCTCTCGAACCTCATGATGATGCGCGGCAATATCGGCCGCGAAGGCGCGGGCCTGTGCCCCGTGCGCGGTCATTCGAACGTGCAGGGCAACCGCACGGTGGGCATCGAGGAAAAGCCCACGCAAGCGTTCCTCGATCGCCTGGGCCGCGTGTTCGGCTTCGAGCCGCCGCGCGAGCACGGCTACGACGTGGTGGAAACCATCGAGGCCATGCTCGCGGGCCGCATCAAGGTGTTCGTGGGGCTGGGCGGCAATTTCTCCATCGCGACGCCGGACACGCCGCGCACGTGGGACGCGCTGCGCGCCTGCGACCTCACGGTGCAGATCGCGACCAAGCTGAACCGCAGCCATCTCGTGCACGGCAAGGCCGCGCTGATCCTGCCCACGCTCGGCCGCACCGAAGTGGACCTGCAAAACGGCGTCGCGCAAGGCGTCACGGTGGAAGACTCCATGAGCATGGTCCACATCTCGTACGGCATGAACACGCCGGCGTCGCCGAACCTGATGTCGGAGACGGCCATCGTCGCGCACATGGCGCACGCCACGCTCGGCAGCGCGAAGGTGGACTGGCTTCACTACGCCGCGGACTACGCGCGCATTCGCGACGCCATCGAGCAGTCCATTGCGGGCTTCGAGCGCTACAACGAACGCGTGGCGCAGCCGGGCGGCTTCCATCTGCGTGTGGCTTCGCGCGAGCGCGACTGGCAGACCGCAACGGGCAAGGCCAACTTCGTGCCGCATGCGCTCGACACGGACACGCCCGTGCATCGCGCGAAACGCCTCTACGGCGAACGCGTGATGACGCTCATGACCACGCGCTCGCACGACCAGTACAACACCACCATCTACGCGCTCGACGACCGCTATCGCGGCGTGTTCGGCCAGCGCCGCGTGGTGTTCATCCACGCCGCGGACCTCGCGATGCTGGGCTTCAAGGCGGGAGACTGGGTCGACCTGACGACCGTCTGGGACGACGGCATCGAGCGGCGCGCGGACGGCTTCCTTCTTGTCGAGTACGACATTCCGCGCGGCTGCATCGGCGCCTATTACCCGGAAACGAATCCGCTCGTGCCGCTTTCGAGCGTGGCCGACGTCTGCAACACGCCCACGTCGAAATCCGTTCCGGTGCTGCTGCATCGCTCGGCCGCGCAGGCTGCCGCGGCTTGAGCGGCTTGAGCGGCTTGAGCGTTCAGGTGCATGAAGACATGAGCGCCGCGACAGGAGGGGCCCAGCCATGATCGTTCGTCCGCAGCAGCACTGGCTGCGCATGCTGTTCGTCTGGAACGGCTCGGTGCTTCAGGCCATCATGCCGCAGCTTGCGATCATGCTCGGCGTGAGCGTGCTCGCCGTGGCCACGGGCGGCCGCATACTCGGCGAAAAGATGCTGCTCAGCACCGCGCCGTTCACGCTGTGCGGCGTCGCGCTCACTATCTTTCTGGCGTTTCGCAACAACCGCAGCTACGACCGCTATTGGGAAGCGCGCACGCTGTGGGGCAATCTGCTGATCTCGGCGCGCACGCTCACGTCGCAAATGCTGGCTTATGTGCCAACAGGTTCGCATGAAGGTTCGCAGCAGTTTGACCGCGACGCGTTCGTGCGCTCGCTCATGGCGTTCGCCTATGCGCTCAAGCATCAGTTGCGCGACACCGATCCCTACGACGACCTCGAACCGCTCGTGGGCGCCGCGCGCGCCATCGCCCTGAAGGGGCGCCAGTATCGGCCGGTCGCGATCCTCAACGATCTGCGCACCACGCTCGGCGCGCTGCACAAGCGCGGCGCGCTGGACGGCACGCAGCTCTGGATGCTCGACGCGCAATTGAATGAACTCGAAAAAATCGTGGGCGGCTGCGAGCGGATTGCCTCCACGCCCATTCCGTTTGCGTACGGCGTGCTGCTGCATCGCACGGTCTACGCGTATTGCTTCCTGCTGCCCTTCGGCCTCGTAGAGTCGGTGGGCGTATTTACGCCGCTCATCACGGTGTTCGTCTCGTACACGCTGATCGCGCTCGAAGCCATTGCAGGCGACATCGCCGAGCCCTTCGGCACCGCGCCGAACAACCTCGCGCTCGACGCGATGACGCGCACCATCGAACGCTCACTGCTGGAACTGTGCGACGAGCCGGTGCCCGCGGAGGTGGTGCCGGGGCCGAAGTATCGGATGACGTGAGCGGCCCCACAGTTATCCCCAGTTTTTGTTGGCAAGACTGTGGACAACCTGCGGGTACGTGCCGTAAGTATCTGATCCGAAACCCATGTGCAGGCGGCGTGCAAACGCAGGCACGGCGTCGCCGCGGCATGACACCCAACATGACGCCACGGCCACCGACCAGGCTCAGGCCGCCGCACGCTGATCCTGGCCCGGCTGGCCTGCTTGCTCTGCCGGCGGCTCGTCTGTCCTGCCCATTCTGTCTGCCTCGCCGCGGATGGCGTCCACCACATAGGCGGCGTCGCGCGCAACGCCCGAGAACCGCCCCGAGCCCCACGTGTGCAGCCACGGCAGTCCGACGAAATAGAGCCCCGGCAGCGGCGTGACGCCACGCACGTGCGCGGGATAGCCGCGTCCGTTGAACACGGGCGCGTCGAGCCAGCTGAAGTCGGGCGTAAAGCCGATGCACCAGACAATGGCCGCGATGCCGCTCGCGGCAAGATCGAGCGTGGTGCGCTCCGCGGACGGTCGCCAGAGCGGCTCGTACGGCGAGCCGGGCGGCGCGTCGATGCCGCGCTTCTCGATGAACGCGTCGATGCTCGCGTTGATGCGGTTATAGGTATCGTCGGCACTGTCGAGACTCGCGGCGAGGTTCGCTTCGAAGTGCAATTGCCCTGCGCGCAGGTCATGCAGGCGGCCGTACAGTTCCATGCCCTCGCGCGCGAACTTGCGCAGGTCGATATCGCGGCCGCCGTCGCGGCCCGTCACGTAATGGTTGGTGTTGTCGCGCACGCCTTCGCGCAACGGATGCTGCTCCACCGGCATGTCGTAGTAGCCCATGTCGGCGAGCCAGTCCACCACGTCGCGGCCACGATAGAAGCGCGCGCACCGCGGCGCGTCGCCCACGGCGAGGAACACCTTGCGGCCCGCGAGATGCAGGTCTTCGGCAATCTGCGCGCCCGACTGGCCCGAGCCCACCACGAGCACCGCGCCTTCCGGCAGCGACTGCGGGTTGCGATATTCGGCCGAATGCAGTTGCACGACGTGCGCGGGCACGCGCTCGGCCATGCGCGGGACGATGGGCGTGTGATAGCCGCCCGAGGCCACCACCACGTGGTCCGCCGTGAAGTCGCCGCGGTCGGTCGCGACGGCATAGCGGCCCGGGGTCGGGCCCTGTCCCTGCGCGCCGGAACCCACGAGCTTCACGCGCTTCACGCCCGTCTGTTCGAGCACGGGCGCATTCACGGCGGCCACGAAGCCGTCCAGGTACGCGACGATCTCGTCCTTCTTCATGAAGCCGTGCGGGTCGGCGCCGTCGTACGGGTGCCCCGGCAGTGCGCACTGCCAGTTCGGCGTGACGAGGCAGAACGTGTCCCAGCGCTGGTCGCGCCACGTGTGGGTGACGGTGTGCTTTTCGAACACGAGATGATCGATGCCGGCCTGCTGCAGGTAGTAGCTCACCGAGAGCCCCGCCTGCCCGCCGCCCACGACGATCACGCTGTAATGGCCGGGCTCGCCGGCCGCGCCGGCGTGTTGGGTGGAAAGAGAAGTCGACATGACGGATTCCTGAATCGCTAAAGGACGGTTGAGGGTGGCGCTTGCCGCTTACCGTTACCGCGACCGTTGCGCGCTAGCGCAACTCGATCACGGTAACGGCGGCATCGGCCACACCGGCGAAGGCCGCGGCGGTCTGCTCGATTTGCGCGAGCTGGTCCATGGCCGCGGAACAGGCGAAGCCGTATTTCTCGCGCACACGTTCCGAGCCGATGTGCAACGCTCGCCGCGCGCGCTCGACGAAGTCTTCGAGCGCATAGCGCTCGCCCGGCGCGAAGAAGTCGCCCACCACGGTGGAAGGCGAGTAGCAGTCCGCCTCGCTGCCGTCGGGCCAGCGGACGAGGAAATGCATGACGGGCATGACGTGCTCCTGTGATGGTTTAACCCGAGGGCTGAAGCCGGGGCTCAAGTCGCGGCGAGCCGTCGCCCGGCAAGCCACGCTTCGTAGATCTGTACATGACGCCGGGCACTCGCCGCCCAGCTGAAGCGCTGGAGCAGTGCGGGCACGGCCTGCGCGAAGTCGATGCCGCCGCGCGCATGCAGGGCACGTCGCAATGCATCGGCAATGGACTCCGCGTCGAACGGATTCGCCCACACGCACGCGCGCTCATCGAGGTATTCGGTGAACGGCGCGATGCGCGAGACCACCACGGGGCGGCCGCTCGCGAGCGCCTCCAGCACTACGAGGCCGAAGCCCTCGCGCACGGAGACCATCGCGACCACGTCCGCGCTGCGGAACAGCGCGGGCATGGCGGCATCGTCCACGGTGCCGGTCAACACCACCGCTGCGCCCCGCCCGATGCGCAGCCCGCACGCCGCGGCGCGCGCCGCGAACTGCCGCGCGTAGGCATCGTGATCGAGCAGGCTCGCGCCGCCCGCAATCACGAGTTGCGCGGCCGGCGCCGCTTGCCGCAAGCGGGCGAACGCTTCGAGCAGCATCAGCGTGTTTTTGCGCGCCTCCACGCCGCCCACGGCGAGCACCACCGGCCCACCGTCGCGCGTGATGCCGAGGCGTTGCCGCACGGCGGGGTCTTCGTCGGCGGGCGTCGCGCCGAAGCGTTCGACGTCCACGCCATTGGGCACCGTGAGCGCGGCCACACCGTGATCGCGGCGCATACGCTGCGCCCATGCGTCGCTCACGCAGAGCACCACGTCCGCGTCGTGCCATGCGCGCCGCTGCCAGTGTTCAAGCCGCAAGTCGTCGAACACGTCGAGGTGATGCACCGTGCGCACAAAGCCCGCGATGTGCCCTTCTTCCTTCAGCTGCGCGAGCGCGTTGCCGCTGATGCTGTCTCCGGCGTGCAGGATGTCGAAATAATCCGCACCGCGTTCGAGCAGCACGTCGAGCAGTGCGCGCCTCAATGCGGCGATGCGTGTTTCGACCATCGCCACCGTGCTGGCGGGCCGCTCCGTCACGCGGGCGAGCACCACGCGGCACGGCGAGCGGCGAAACATCGTCTCGCCTTCGGCGGCGGGCGCGAACACGGTCACGTCGCAACCTCGGTCGTTGAGCGCACGCGCAAGCTCCAGCGTATGCACCACCCCGCCGCGCGGATTCACGGAGTGCGTGAAGAGCGCCACGCGCAACGCGCGTACAGGACGCGCCGCTGCCGGCACCGAGGGCGGAAACGACGCAAGCCGGTTGCTCATGACACGCGCCGCCCACGTGACGCCGGCAGAATGAACGGCGCATCGCGCAAGTCCCACAGCAAGGCGGCATCGTCACGCTGCGTCACCACGACTTCGCGCGTTGCGTCCACGGTACCGATCACGCCGCACGCAAGCGAGCGCTCGGTGAAGCGCGCGAGCACCGCATCGACGTTGGGCTCGCGCACCGAGAGCAGAAAGCCATAGCTCGGAAACGCGCTGAGCCAGCGTTCGAAGTCCACGGCCGACTGCACGAACGCAGGCCGCGGAATCACATCCAGATCGATACGCGCGCCCACGCCCGAGCATTCCAGCAACATGAGCGCCGTGCCCAGCGTGCCGGCCATGCTGATGTCCTTGGCCGCATCGCAGTGTCCCGCCTCGGCCAGTTGCGGCAGCAGTTCGAGGTCCGCGCGCAGCCGCTCGCCGGGCGCGCCCACCGACGCATTCCAGAACGGATACGGTTCCTCGTACCGGCCGCGCAAGTCGACGGCCATGACGAGACGGTCGCCGGGCTTCGCGTTGAAGCTCGAAAGCAAGGCCTTCGCGCGGCCCACGATGGAGACCGCCAGTTGCGCCGCGCCGCTGCGCACGTTGCTGTGGCCGCCCACCACGGGCACGCCGTACGCCGTGGCCGCCGCGGCGAGTCCTTCCAGCACGGGCTGCGCGGCGGCCACGCCGTCGCTCCAGAGCGCATCCACCACCGCGAGCGGACGGCCGCCCATGGCGTAGATGTCGCTCACGTTCACCATCACGCCGCTATAGCCCGCGAACCACGGCATCGCGGCCACGAAGTCGCCCACCATGCCTTCGATGGCGAACAGCAGGTAGCCGTCGCCGTCTACGATGGCCGCGCAGTCGTCGCCCAGGGCCACAGCCTGCGCGAGATCATGTGAGCCATTCGGAAAGCGCTGTGCGAGCGCACCTACCACGTCCGCGATATCGGTCTTGTGCGCGAAGCCGCGGCTCGCACGCAGCCGTTCGACGAGCGCGGCCAGGTTCAGCGCATCGAGCGGCAGCGCCTGCGCGATTTGCGTCGCGTTCATCACGCGCCCCTCGACGCCACCACGAACCCCGCCTGCGGCGCATGGCACGGCGGGTAATGCGCCAGCTGCGCCTGCATCAGCCGATGCGGACGCCCGAAGAGGGCTTCCTCGGCGAGCGACTCCCAATGCAGGCGCTCGAAGAGCGGCACGTTCTGGCTCTGCACGTGCGCGAGAAACGTGGTGCAGCCCAGCGCGTGCGCACTCGTCACCGCGAGTTGAATGAGCGTCGTGCCGATCTTGCCGTGCCGGCGAAACGCCGCGTGCACGGCAAGCCGCGAACCGAGCCACACGCCAGGCTCCGTTTCATGAATGCGCACCGTGCCCACCACCTGATCCGGCAGGCCCGCGATGCAACTGACCGCGACGAGCAGTTGCGCGTGCTCGTCCACGGCGTCGCGGTCGTCGCCGGGAAAGATGCCCTGCTCGATGCAGAACACTGCGCGCCGCAGCTTGTACGCCTCGTTCGCTTCCCACGGCAGCGTGACCCATTTCACGCGATACGCGGCAGGCGCATACGCGAGCGGCAGGGCATCTGGTTCGGTGGTCTCGCAGAGCACGGTCACACCTCGTAGGACGAAAGCGACGAGCACGCGCCGCACTTCGCGCAACCGGCCTTGATTTCCGCCGAGCGCATGCCGGCCTCGCGCAGCATCGCGCCGAGCGGCTCCAGCACGGAGCGCATGAACGCAGGCGACGGCGCCGGATGATCTTCGAGCGGCGTGCCGCTGATGGGCACGAACGGCACCACGAACGGATACACGCCG
It encodes the following:
- a CDS encoding sll0787 family AIR synthase-like protein, whose product is MNLAALVERLRASRGFAHKTDIADVVGALAQRFPNGSHDLAQAVALGDDCAAIVDGDGYLLFAIEGMVGDFVAAMPWFAGYSGVMVNVSDIYAMGGRPLAVVDALWSDGVAAAQPVLEGLAAAATAYGVPVVGGHSNVRSGAAQLAVSIVGRAKALLSSFNAKPGDRLVMAVDLRGRYEEPYPFWNASVGAPGERLRADLELLPQLAEAGHCDAAKDISMAGTLGTALMLLECSGVGARIDLDVIPRPAFVQSAVDFERWLSAFPSYGFLLSVREPNVDAVLARFTERSLACGVIGTVDATREVVVTQRDDAALLWDLRDAPFILPASRGRRVS
- a CDS encoding MSMEG_0567/Sll0786 family nitrogen starvation N-acetyltransferase, which codes for MLCETTEPDALPLAYAPAAYRVKWVTLPWEANEAYKLRRAVFCIEQGIFPGDDRDAVDEHAQLLVAVSCIAGLPDQVVGTVRIHETEPGVWLGSRLAVHAAFRRHGKIGTTLIQLAVTSAHALGCTTFLAHVQSQNVPLFERLHWESLAEEALFGRPHRLMQAQLAHYPPCHAPQAGFVVASRGA